Proteins found in one Oryza glaberrima chromosome 4, OglaRS2, whole genome shotgun sequence genomic segment:
- the LOC127770973 gene encoding uncharacterized protein LOC127770973, which translates to MAMDAFGSVFGEAKPPVAMRMRPILFHAHAHTNDVSQLRLLATDLHSLAWDRSLSLSDIDDLRDDVGIGGSCSDFLDYLKSCLSSGEVNLLFPHNGLDRVHLVATKAKGLPRVTISLNTLTHSALNDVIANFSLSLYAAFRTPQDHASREQERASKLMETLSSEKEKNEIMQKQLEALSFLDKRKATKPKLVANQVPSVSDVTQGSDQVIVPAQQQTPVVSPIKVPPAKATKRIAPVSRRARVRGALLQDTEEDVEE; encoded by the exons atggccatggatgCCTTCGGCTCCGTGTTCGGCGAGGCCAAGCCGCCGGTGGCGATGCGGATGCGCCCCATCCTCTTCCACGCCCACGCCCATACTAATGATGTCTCCCAactccgcctcctcgccaccgACCTCCACTCCCTCGCCTGGgaccgctccctctccctctccgacaTCGATGATCTC AGAGACGATGTTGGGATCGGCGGCTCCTGCTCCGACTTCCTGGATTACCTCAAATCTTGCCTCTCCTCTGGGGAAGTCAACCTCCTCTTCCCTCACAATG GTCTTGATCGCGTTCATCTTGTTGCTACAAAGGCAAAGGGCCTACCTCGCGTCACCATTTCCCTCAACACCCTTACTCACTCCGCGCTGAATGATGTCATTGCCAATTTCTCACTATCACTCTATGCCGCTTTTAGGACTCCGCAGGACCATGCATCCAGAG AACAAGAGCGAGCGTCAAAGCTGATGGAGACTCTATCATCTGAAAAG GAAAAGAATGAAATAATGCAAAAGCAACTCGAAGCTCTTTCTTTTCTAGACAAAAGAAAGGCAACAAAGCCAAAGCTGGTGGCCAATCAGGTTCCAAGTGTGTCTGATGTGACTCAGGGCTCTGATCAGGTTATTGTTCCAGCACAGCAGCAAACACCAG TAGTTTCACCTATCAAAGTTCCTCCAGCTAAAGCCACGAAGAGGATAGCCCCTGTATCTCGGAG GGCGAGAGTGCGAGGAGCTTTGTTGCAAGATACTGAGGAAGATGTTGAAGAATAG
- the LOC127771754 gene encoding ras-related protein RABC1: MDSSSSSSSTQAQSPPDFDYLFKLLLIGDSGVGKSSLLLRFTSDSFEDLSPTIGVDFKVKMVNTGGKKLKLAIWDTAGQERFRTLTSSYYRGAQGIIMVYDVTRRETFTNLSDIWAKEIDLYSTNQDCIKMLVGNKVDKESERAVTKKEGIEFAREYGCLFLECSAKTKVNVEQCFEELVLKILDTPSLLADASSGAKKNIFKQKPPEADAAASSCC; encoded by the exons ATGGAttcttcgtcttcgtcgtcgtccacccAGGCGCAGAGCCCGCCGGATTTTGATTACCTCTTTAAGCTGCTCCTCATCGGCGACTCGGGCGTCGGCAAGAGCagtctcctcctccgcttcaCCTCCGACTCTTTCGAGGATCTCTCGCCCACCATAG GTGTCGACTTCAAGGTCAAGATGGTTAACACCGGTGGCAAAAAACTCAAGCTTGCCATCTGGGACACAG CTGGACAGGAGCGATTTAGAACCTTGACCAGCTCATACTACAGAGGTGCACAGGGTATTATTATGG TGTACGATGTCACTCGACGGGAAACATTCACCAATCTTTCTGACATATGGGCTAAGGAAATTGACCTCTATTCTACAAACCAGGATTGTATTAAGATGCTTGTCGGAAACAAAGTTGACAAG GAAAGTGAGAGAGCTGTGACAAAAAAAGAGGGCATTGAATTTGCCAGGGAATACGGGTGTTTATTTCTAGAATGCAGTGCTAAAACCAAAGTGAATGTTGAACAATGCTTTGAGGAACTCGTCCTGAAG ATATTGGACACACCAAGCCTCTTGGCTGATGCTTCCTCAGGTGCGAAGAAGAACATCTTCAAGCAGAAGCCGCCAGAAGCCGATGCTGCCGCTAGCAGCTGCTGTTAA
- the LOC127771746 gene encoding ABC transporter G family member 5-like, with product MGGMEKGGCEVEARGINHHIRIPIPIPKRAHPLMMMKIWSREEDEDEQQPPTTTTTRHVLRNVSCRARPGELLAIVGPSGAGKSTLLEILAGRLHPSPLPDQLLLNGAPATTADLRRVSAYVTQRDVLFPLLTVRETLRFSARLRLGARNDIDARVDALIHDLTLARVADTRVKDLSGGERRRVSIGVEAVHDPAVLILDEPTSGLDSASALHIVGALRAMADTRRRTVLLSIHQPGARIVKMFDSVLLLAGGCALHHGTVDALRSLLASAGLALPPHVDTVEFSIDSVDALRRRSAAEARDRCTLQQLFQLHKEDVEMEMEMEIEKKSRYANSWAREVGVLAQRFFKNVARTRQLFACRTVCMLVAGLALGSIFYDLGEEKVAERVGLFAFLLTFLLSSTTEALPIFLQEREILAKETSSGAYRVSSYAVANAVVFLPFQLALAVVFAAPVYWMAGLRRTAAAFGYFVVLVWLILYTANSVVVCFAAAAPDFVVGNAAIQGVMGSFFLFSGYFIARSAMPSCWVFMHYLSLFKWPFEALLVNEFAGGGRCVARVMGACVATGDEVLRREGLGDECRWRNVGVMLGFVAAYRLLGYAVLRARCTLALRPRPSRPTRGLMSTGSSPSSTSPS from the coding sequence ATGGGGGGCATGGAGAAAGGTGGTTGCGAGGTGGAGGCTCGGGGCATCAACCACCACATCCGCATCCCCATCCCCATTCCCAAGCGCGCTCACCCTCtcatgatgatgaagatatgGAGCagggaggaagacgaagacgagcagcagccgcccaccaccaccaccacccgccacGTTCTCCGCAACGTCTCCTGCCGCGCCCgccccggcgagctcctcgccaTCGTGGGCCCCAGCGGCGCCGGCAAGTCCACCCTCCTCGAgatcctcgccggccgcctccaccccTCCCCGCTTCCCGACCAGCTCCTCCTCAACGGcgcccccgccaccaccgccgacctACGCCGCGTCTCCGCCTACGTCACCCAGCGCGACGTCCTCTTCCCGCTCCTCACCGTCCGCGAGACGCTCCGCTTCagcgcccgcctccgcctcggcgccCGCAACGACATCGACGCCCGTGTCGACGCCCTCATCCACGACCTCACCCTCGCCCGCGTCGCCGACACCAGGGTCAAGGACCTctccggcggcgagcgacgccgcGTCTCCATCGGCGTCGAGGCAGTCCACGACCCCGCGGTTCTCATCCTCGACGAGCCCACCTCTGGCCTCGACAGCGCCTCCGCCCTGCACATCGTCGGCGCCCTCCGCGCCATGGCCGACACTCGCCGCCGCACGGTGCTGCTCAGCATCCACCAGCCCGGCGCGCGCATCGTCAAGATGTTCGACTCCGTCCTCCTGCTCGCCGGTGGCTGCGCCCTCCACCACGGCACCGTCGACGCCCTCCGCTCCCTGCTCGCCTCCGCGGGCCTCGCGCTGCCCCCGCACGTCGACACCGTCGAGTTCTCCATCGACTCCGTcgacgcgctccgccgccggagcgccgccgaggCACGCGACCGGTGCACGCTGCAGCAGCTGTTCCAGCTGCACAAGGAGGacgtggagatggagatggagatggagattgAGAAGAAGAGCCGGTACGCCAACAGTTGGGCGCGCGAGGTGGGCGTGCTGGCGCAGCGCTTCTTCAAGAACGTGGCGCGGACGCGGCAGCTGTTCGCGTGCCGCACGGTGTGCATGCTGGTGGCCGGCCTGGCGCTGGGGTCCATCTTCTACGACCTCGGGGAGGAGAAGGTGGCGGAGCGCGTCGGCCTCTtcgccttcctcctcacctTCCTGCTGTCGTCCACCACGGAGGCGCTGCCCATCTTCCTGCAGGAGCGGGAGATCCTGGCCAAGGAGACGTCGTCGGGCGCGTACCGCGTGTCGTCGTACGCGGTGGCGAACGCGGTGGTGTTCCTGCCGTTCCAGCTGGCGCTGGCCGTGGTGTTCGCGGCGCCGGTGTACTGGATGGCGGGGCtccggaggacggcggcggcgttcggctACTTCGTGGTGCTGGTGTGGCTGATCCTGTACACGGCGAACTCGGTGGTGGTgtgcttcgcggcggcggcgccggacttCGTGGTGGGGAATGCGGCGATACAGGGGGTGATGGggtccttcttcctcttctccggcTACTTCATCGCGCGGTCGGCGATGCCGTCGTGCTGGGTGTTCATGCACTACCTGTCGCTGTTCAAGTGGCCGTTCGAGGCGCTGCTGGTGAACGAGTTCGCGGGCGGGGGGAGGTGCGTGGCGCGGGTGATGGGCGCCTGCGTGGCCACCGGAGACGAGGTGCTGCGCCGGGAGGGGCTCGGCGACGAGTGCCGGTGGCGCAACGTGGGCGTCATGCTGGGATTCGTCGCCGCGTACCGCCTGCTCGGCTACGCCGTGCTCAGGGCAAGGTGCACCCTTGCGCTCAGGCCCAGGCCCAGCAGGCCCACCCGGGGCCTCATGAGCACCGGATCCTcgccgtcgtctacctccccCTCCTGA